In Candidatus Zixiibacteriota bacterium, the DNA window AGAAGGTCTTCTCCGCGCTCGCCAAGTACGTCCCACCGCCGCCGGCACCGATCATTCCGCCGGTCGAAGAGGTGATTCAACAGAAACCGCAGAAGCCAAAATTGATTGATACCATGAAGTCCCAGACTAAAGGCAAACCGGACGAAATTGCCAAGGTGATCCGCACCATCATGGCGGAGCCGCAATAGTATGCCGATCACCTACGATCAACTGAACCCGGTCCAGAAGGCCGCCATCGCGCTGATCGCGTTCGGCACCGAGGTCTCCGCCGAGGTGCTCAAGGCGCTCTCCGATCAGGAACTCGAACGCCTGACGATCGAAATCGCCAACATGCGCGACGTCCCCGGCGAGGTGGAAGAACGCGTCGTGCAGGAGTGCTACGAGGTCTTCCTCGCGCGCGAGTACATCAGCACCGGCGGTATTGACTACGCGCGCCAGTTGCTAGAAAAGGCCGTCGGCGCCAACCGCGCCGTCGATATCATCAAGCGCCTCGAATCGTCGTTGGTGACTTCCGGCTTCAATCTGCTCAAGGGCATCGATCCCAAGCAGCTCGTCAACTACATCCAGAACGAACACCCGCAGACGATCGCCCTGATCCTGACGCAACTGACCGCCCAGCAGGCGGCGGGCGTCATGACCGAGCTGGCGCCGGAACTGCAGTCCGAAGTTGCGTTGCGCGTCGCCACCATGGAGAAGATCTCTCCGGAGATTCTCA includes these proteins:
- the fliG gene encoding flagellar motor switch protein FliG, coding for MPITYDQLNPVQKAAIALIAFGTEVSAEVLKALSDQELERLTIEIANMRDVPGEVEERVVQECYEVFLAREYISTGGIDYARQLLEKAVGANRAVDIIKRLESSLVTSGFNLLKGIDPKQLVNYIQNEHPQTIALILTQLTAQQAAGVMTELAPELQSEVALRVATMEKISPEILKEIESTLDQHFSGSVFRESKQSGGAKALADILNLVETSAEKHILQTLEADNPDLAAEIKNMMFVFEDIVLLDDRSIQRLLKEIETKDIAIALKAASEDVKSKIYTNVSERVATMIKEEIEFMGPMRLSDVEAAQQRIVEVIRRLEEEGQIVISGRGGKEDVVV